A genomic segment from Bacillus cereus G9842 encodes:
- a CDS encoding tetratricopeptide repeat protein translates to MGKNQRIYKENGQVISFNQLADFFYKKGMRAYKGQKLQDAIKYFRRAAQSEKEPFILCQLASVLSEAGEYQESNQIFLKLVRSNPELEQCYYFIANNYAYMGLFQQAKKYADRYLEFAKEKEFVEDTLELLEIMEEEAMGAEEIEDEDDLIVMQEEANRYIRNGQLEEAIATLEIVTKDYPEFWSGHNNLAIAHFQSGNVDKALKLTEMILEKNPGNIHALCNTLIFLYSIGEHKQVEALAGQLVSVYPISFEHRLKLGTTLATIGYFEHAYKWFKLLKRQGYEGDVSFYYWFAYSAYMVKDQQLAEKMWQHVVELHPDKKGKEPWNALNLADEGQSLLFEELRKSFQQSATLEEQMLALYLMNELSTPEKVGFFFDITQAKNGVPIVSQLANYFFLLNSHKSIPADLQQFEQCVRIADALYNYTKKDDELIEECLHFWFCTFIRLYTSGDIFTNVYGWSAAIEYIVRGEQGNKMTQSELGDVYNVSVATVRKYVQAVKRTHT, encoded by the coding sequence ATGGGGAAAAATCAAAGAATATATAAGGAGAACGGACAAGTTATCTCTTTTAATCAGCTAGCGGACTTCTTTTATAAAAAAGGGATGAGAGCTTACAAAGGGCAAAAATTGCAAGATGCAATTAAATATTTTCGAAGAGCGGCACAAAGTGAGAAGGAGCCGTTTATTTTATGTCAATTAGCATCAGTATTATCTGAGGCTGGTGAATATCAAGAATCGAATCAAATCTTCTTAAAGTTAGTTAGATCTAATCCAGAACTTGAACAGTGCTATTATTTTATTGCAAATAATTATGCATATATGGGGTTATTTCAACAGGCGAAGAAATATGCGGATCGCTATTTAGAATTTGCAAAAGAGAAGGAATTCGTAGAAGATACATTAGAACTTCTTGAGATTATGGAAGAAGAAGCAATGGGTGCGGAAGAGATTGAAGATGAAGATGATTTAATTGTTATGCAGGAAGAAGCGAATCGTTATATTCGTAATGGACAATTGGAAGAAGCGATTGCTACATTAGAAATTGTTACGAAAGATTATCCGGAATTTTGGTCAGGTCATAATAATTTAGCCATTGCACATTTTCAATCTGGTAATGTAGACAAGGCACTGAAGTTAACAGAAATGATTTTAGAGAAAAATCCTGGTAATATACATGCGCTTTGTAATACGCTTATTTTTCTATATTCAATTGGAGAGCATAAACAAGTAGAAGCGTTAGCGGGACAGCTAGTTTCAGTATATCCGATTTCATTTGAACATCGTTTGAAACTGGGAACCACACTTGCAACGATTGGTTATTTCGAGCATGCATATAAATGGTTCAAATTATTAAAGCGTCAAGGATACGAGGGAGACGTTAGTTTTTATTATTGGTTTGCATATTCTGCTTATATGGTGAAAGATCAGCAACTAGCTGAAAAAATGTGGCAACATGTCGTGGAATTGCACCCTGATAAAAAAGGAAAAGAGCCCTGGAATGCGCTGAATTTAGCAGATGAAGGACAAAGTTTGCTATTTGAAGAATTACGAAAATCATTTCAGCAAAGTGCGACGTTAGAAGAACAAATGCTGGCTTTATATTTAATGAATGAATTGTCAACGCCGGAGAAGGTTGGATTCTTCTTTGATATAACGCAAGCGAAGAACGGTGTTCCCATCGTATCACAACTTGCAAATTACTTCTTTTTACTTAATAGTCATAAGAGTATTCCAGCTGATTTACAACAATTTGAGCAGTGCGTACGAATCGCGGATGCATTATACAATTATACGAAAAAAGATGATGAATTAATTGAAGAGTGTTTACACTTTTGGTTTTGTACGTTCATACGTTTATATACATCTGGAGATATATTTACAAATGTGTACGGCTGGTCAGCTGCGATTGAATACATTGTACGCGGCGAACAAGGAAATAAAATGACACAGTCGGAGCTTGGAGATGTATATAATGTATCTGTAGCGACTGTCCGAAAGTATGTGCAAGCTGTTAAGCGTACGCACACATAA
- the ppaX gene encoding pyrophosphatase PpaX — protein MRINTVLFDLDGTLINTNELIISSFLHTLNTYYPNQYKREDVLPFIGPSLHDTFSKIDESKVEEMITSYREFNHDHHDELVEEYETVYETVRELKKQGYKVGIVTTKARQTVEMGLQLSKLDEFFDVVVTIDDVEHVKPHPEPLQKALELLDAKPEEALMVGDNHHDIVGGQNAGTKTAAVSWTLKGRAYLEAYKPDFMLDKMSDLLPILSNMNRS, from the coding sequence ATGAGAATAAATACAGTGTTATTTGATTTAGATGGAACTTTAATTAATACAAACGAACTTATTATTTCTTCTTTTTTACATACTTTAAATACATATTATCCAAATCAATATAAGCGTGAAGATGTGTTGCCATTTATCGGTCCATCTTTGCATGATACTTTCAGCAAGATTGATGAAAGTAAGGTTGAAGAGATGATTACAAGCTATCGCGAATTTAACCATGATCATCATGATGAATTAGTAGAAGAATATGAAACTGTATATGAAACAGTTCGAGAGTTGAAGAAGCAAGGTTATAAAGTTGGTATTGTTACAACGAAAGCGAGACAAACCGTTGAGATGGGATTACAGTTGTCAAAGCTTGATGAATTTTTTGATGTTGTCGTGACAATTGATGATGTAGAGCATGTGAAACCACATCCAGAGCCACTTCAAAAAGCGCTTGAATTATTAGATGCAAAACCAGAAGAGGCATTGATGGTTGGGGATAATCATCATGATATTGTCGGTGGTCAAAATGCGGGGACGAAAACAGCTGCGGTTTCATGGACGTTGAAAGGTAGAGCGTATTTAGAAGCTTACAAGCCGGACTTTATGCTAGATAAAATGAGTGATTTGCTACCGATTTTGTCTAATATGAACCGTTCATAA
- the hprK gene encoding HPr(Ser) kinase/phosphatase, with product MPKVRTKDLIEQFQLELISGEEGIHRPIDTSDLSRPGIEMAGFFTYYPADRVQLLGKTELTFFDTLTTEQKQERMKALCTEETPCIIITRNQDVPDELLQASRESGMPLLRSSQTTTRLSSRLTNYLEGKLAPTTAVHGVLVDIYGVGVLITGQSGVGKSETALELVKRGHRLVADDSVEIRQEDEDTLVGSSPDLIEHLLEIRGLGIINVMTLFGAGAVRNYKRITLVINLEIWDQKKNYDRLGLDEEKMKIIDTELTKITLPVRPGRNLAVIIEVAAMNFRLKRMGVNAAQQFSERLMSAIELGNQE from the coding sequence ATGCCAAAAGTAAGGACAAAAGATTTAATTGAACAATTTCAATTGGAGTTAATAAGTGGTGAGGAAGGAATTCATCGTCCGATTGATACAAGTGATTTATCACGACCTGGAATTGAAATGGCAGGATTCTTTACATATTATCCAGCTGATCGCGTGCAGCTTCTTGGAAAAACGGAGCTTACGTTCTTTGATACGTTAACGACAGAACAAAAACAAGAGAGAATGAAAGCGCTTTGTACCGAGGAGACGCCATGTATTATTATAACTCGTAATCAAGATGTACCAGATGAGTTATTACAAGCATCACGTGAATCAGGCATGCCTTTATTACGTTCTTCTCAAACGACAACGAGATTATCAAGTCGTTTAACCAATTATTTAGAAGGTAAGCTAGCACCAACAACTGCTGTTCATGGTGTATTAGTGGATATTTACGGTGTTGGTGTTTTAATTACAGGTCAAAGTGGTGTTGGTAAAAGTGAGACAGCTCTTGAACTTGTGAAGCGTGGCCATCGCCTTGTTGCGGATGATAGTGTAGAAATTCGCCAAGAAGATGAAGACACATTAGTAGGAAGCTCACCAGATTTAATTGAGCATTTATTAGAAATTCGTGGTCTAGGTATCATTAACGTTATGACGTTATTCGGTGCAGGGGCAGTGCGAAATTATAAGCGTATTACACTTGTTATTAATCTTGAAATTTGGGATCAAAAGAAAAATTATGATCGCTTAGGTCTTGATGAAGAGAAGATGAAAATTATTGATACAGAACTTACGAAGATTACACTTCCGGTTCGTCCTGGTCGAAACTTGGCTGTTATTATTGAAGTAGCAGCGATGAACTTCCGTTTAAAGCGTATGGGAGTCAATGCAGCACAGCAGTTCTCAGAACGATTAATGAGTGCGATTGAGTTAGGGAATCAGGAGTAA
- a CDS encoding acyltransferase, whose amino-acid sequence MRRTTRYPVSGGNSLWNVYKTVSFWKVMKNFIIIQIARYTPFLSVKNWLYRTFLRMKVGKKTSFALMVMPDIMFPEKITVGENSIIGYNTTLLAHEYLIREYRLGEIIIGNEVMIGANVTILPGVKIGDGATVSAGTLVHRDVPSGAFVGGNPMRIIYTKEQMTAREGSW is encoded by the coding sequence GTGCGACGGACAACGCGCTATCCTGTTTCAGGAGGAAATTCATTATGGAATGTGTATAAAACAGTGTCTTTTTGGAAGGTAATGAAAAACTTTATTATTATCCAAATTGCGCGTTACACGCCATTTTTATCTGTGAAGAATTGGTTGTACCGTACTTTTTTACGGATGAAAGTAGGAAAGAAAACATCATTTGCACTTATGGTAATGCCGGATATTATGTTCCCAGAAAAGATAACTGTGGGAGAGAATTCGATTATTGGTTATAACACAACGCTTTTAGCACATGAATATTTAATTCGTGAATATCGACTTGGGGAAATCATCATTGGAAATGAAGTGATGATTGGAGCGAATGTAACAATATTACCAGGTGTGAAAATTGGAGATGGTGCGACTGTCTCAGCTGGCACACTTGTTCATAGAGATGTACCGAGCGGAGCTTTCGTAGGTGGAAATCCAATGCGTATTATTTATACGAAAGAGCAAATGACCGCAAGAGAAGGTTCATGGTGA
- the lgt gene encoding prolipoprotein diacylglyceryl transferase: MLLGSVPQLDRVAVQLGPFPVYWYGIIIGTGVLLGLWLATREGERLGIPKDTFVDLVLIAVPIAILFARMYYVIFEWEYYAQNPSQIINIRQGGLAIHGGLIGAVITGILFAKRRGVSFWKLADIAAPSILLGQAIGRWGNFMNQEAHGDEVTRQFLEGLHLPDFIINQMYIEGVYYHPTFLYESLWNFVGVILLLALRKVNLRRGELFFTYLIWYSVGRFFVEGLRTDSLMLGPLRIAQVMSIGLVVISIIFIIVRRKMGQADKRYSEN, translated from the coding sequence ATGCTGTTAGGTTCTGTACCGCAGCTTGACCGCGTAGCTGTCCAACTTGGGCCGTTTCCTGTTTATTGGTACGGGATTATTATCGGTACAGGTGTGCTATTAGGTCTTTGGCTAGCAACTCGCGAGGGAGAAAGGCTAGGTATTCCAAAAGATACATTTGTTGACCTTGTATTAATTGCAGTACCGATCGCTATTCTATTTGCGAGAATGTATTATGTTATTTTTGAATGGGAATATTACGCGCAAAACCCGAGTCAAATTATTAATATTCGTCAAGGTGGCTTGGCGATTCATGGTGGTTTAATCGGAGCGGTTATTACCGGAATTCTTTTTGCAAAGCGACGCGGGGTTTCATTCTGGAAGTTGGCGGATATTGCTGCGCCAAGTATTTTACTAGGACAAGCAATTGGCCGATGGGGAAACTTTATGAACCAAGAGGCACATGGTGATGAAGTAACGAGACAGTTTTTAGAAGGTCTTCATTTACCAGATTTCATTATTAATCAAATGTATATTGAGGGTGTGTACTATCATCCGACGTTTTTATATGAATCATTATGGAATTTTGTAGGTGTAATTTTACTACTTGCATTAAGAAAAGTGAATTTACGCCGCGGGGAATTATTCTTCACATATTTAATTTGGTATTCAGTAGGACGCTTCTTCGTAGAAGGCTTACGTACAGATAGTTTAATGCTAGGACCACTTCGCATTGCACAAGTAATGTCAATTGGACTTGTTGTTATTTCTATTATTTTCATTATTGTGAGACGAAAAATGGGGCAAGCTGATAAAAGATATTCGGAAAATTAG